Proteins encoded together in one Terriglobus saanensis SP1PR4 window:
- a CDS encoding LacI family DNA-binding transcriptional regulator — protein sequence MTKQAKTKIGLREIAALSKVSVASVSRVLNGNSRVDPAIRKVVLNAAAKLEVDLSKRNKAKTLAFLLSNRVMLHPFHSRVLSGAEAHCAANGWDMVFLSFNYSPNTPPEELHLPKVVQRRDVVRALILAGTNSANLTDLLDQKGIPYVALGNNILNASEDSKSDLIFSDDTQGGEDMTRYLIGLGHRHIWFVGNLRLPWFARCFEGHKRAMEQAGLEVRYTTTDSEDDKEVGYLGTKSLLSRGEPVTAIFAGNDPTAHGAYRALRDSGRRIPEDVSVAGCDDTIGAWLYPGLTTLREFPEQLGKQMVELVLNRIAQPGLEPQRVVLPTELIRRESCGPIAATTGASVKLPEATKRTERHAVSARK from the coding sequence ATGACGAAGCAAGCAAAGACGAAGATTGGATTGCGTGAGATTGCGGCGCTGTCCAAGGTGAGCGTGGCCTCGGTTTCTCGCGTTTTAAATGGAAACAGCCGCGTCGATCCGGCAATCCGGAAGGTGGTTTTAAACGCGGCCGCCAAGCTGGAAGTCGATCTCTCGAAGAGAAACAAGGCCAAGACGCTGGCTTTTCTCCTGAGCAATCGGGTCATGCTCCATCCGTTTCATTCGCGCGTTCTGAGTGGCGCCGAGGCCCACTGCGCCGCAAACGGCTGGGACATGGTGTTTCTTTCGTTCAACTACTCACCGAATACTCCGCCGGAGGAGTTGCACCTGCCAAAGGTGGTGCAGCGACGCGACGTGGTGCGTGCGCTGATTCTGGCGGGAACAAATTCGGCCAATCTTACCGATCTTCTGGACCAGAAGGGCATTCCGTACGTGGCACTGGGCAATAACATCCTGAACGCGTCGGAAGATTCGAAGAGCGATCTGATCTTCTCCGACGACACGCAGGGTGGAGAGGACATGACGCGCTATCTGATCGGTCTGGGACATCGTCATATCTGGTTTGTCGGGAACCTGCGGCTTCCATGGTTCGCGCGTTGCTTTGAAGGACATAAGCGCGCCATGGAGCAGGCCGGGCTGGAGGTCCGTTACACGACGACGGACTCAGAAGATGACAAGGAAGTTGGGTATCTCGGGACCAAATCCTTGTTGTCACGCGGCGAACCCGTGACGGCCATCTTTGCCGGAAACGATCCGACGGCGCACGGTGCGTATCGCGCGCTGCGGGATAGTGGACGACGCATTCCGGAGGACGTCAGCGTCGCCGGATGCGATGACACAATCGGCGCGTGGCTTTATCCGGGACTGACAACCCTGCGCGAGTTTCCCGAACAACTCGGCAAGCAAATGGTGGAGCTCGTATTGAACCGCATCGCACAACCGGGACTGGAGCCTCAGCGCGTTGTCCTTCCCACGGAACTGATACGACGAGAGTCCTGCGGCCCCATTGCTGCAACTACCGGAGCAAGCGTTAAGCTGCCTGAAGCAACCAAGCGTACCGAACGTCATGCCGTAAGTGCACGCAAGTAA
- a CDS encoding MFS transporter produces the protein MKVSGAGNAPFAPSSGKSSSVGRTRWWIVWTLFCSTTINYISRQTFSVLSPMIASQYHLSHADLAKIIGAFQLSYALTWLLGGIFLDAVGTRIGLTIAVIWWSAVNIAMGFARSVAGFAAMRFMLGIGEGLNWPGASKTVAEWFPNEERSVAVAIFDSGSSVGGALAAIVIPWIAIVFGWRWSFVFSGGLGFVWLFLWLYVYHPLDRHPRVSPEEVALIRAGHEGVEVIQRTGISRWTYLLKDRNVWGIVLGRALTDPIGWFYVFWLPQYLSDARGFSLKQIALFAWMPFVAADLGNFTGGYLSSYFVRRGMTVFQARFWVCVISCVPILAGIPAARVDSAHSALILICFALWGYASWSTMGLTLPSDLFPQDVVGTVTGFSGFAAGLASVFFTFVIGVTVDRFSYRPAFLVAGLLPIAATVCLKLLIRPARPLPENPTSA, from the coding sequence ATGAAAGTTTCCGGCGCGGGCAACGCACCGTTCGCTCCGTCTTCAGGCAAATCCAGCAGCGTTGGACGCACACGCTGGTGGATCGTCTGGACGCTCTTCTGCTCCACCACGATTAACTACATCAGCAGGCAGACCTTCTCCGTTCTGTCGCCCATGATTGCATCGCAGTACCATCTCTCGCATGCGGACCTCGCGAAGATTATCGGTGCTTTTCAACTCTCTTATGCCCTTACCTGGTTGCTGGGTGGCATCTTTCTCGATGCCGTAGGAACGCGGATCGGCCTTACCATCGCAGTCATCTGGTGGTCTGCGGTCAATATCGCCATGGGTTTCGCACGCTCGGTTGCAGGCTTTGCCGCCATGCGATTCATGCTCGGCATCGGCGAAGGTTTGAACTGGCCGGGGGCGAGTAAGACCGTAGCCGAATGGTTTCCCAACGAAGAGCGCAGCGTGGCCGTTGCCATCTTTGATAGCGGCTCCAGCGTGGGTGGTGCACTGGCAGCCATCGTCATTCCGTGGATCGCAATTGTCTTTGGCTGGCGATGGTCTTTTGTCTTTTCGGGTGGACTTGGCTTCGTGTGGCTCTTTCTCTGGCTCTACGTGTATCACCCTCTCGACCGTCACCCGCGCGTATCGCCGGAAGAGGTCGCTCTCATTCGCGCAGGTCATGAAGGCGTTGAAGTCATCCAGCGCACAGGGATCTCGCGCTGGACCTATCTTCTGAAGGACCGCAATGTCTGGGGAATCGTCCTCGGTCGTGCACTCACCGATCCGATTGGATGGTTCTACGTCTTCTGGCTACCGCAGTATCTCAGCGACGCGCGCGGGTTTAGTCTCAAACAAATCGCGCTCTTTGCGTGGATGCCCTTTGTGGCGGCAGACCTTGGAAACTTCACGGGCGGCTATCTCTCCAGCTACTTTGTTCGTCGTGGTATGACGGTTTTTCAGGCGCGCTTCTGGGTCTGCGTCATCAGTTGTGTTCCCATCCTGGCTGGTATTCCCGCTGCACGCGTAGACAGCGCACACAGTGCGCTCATTCTCATCTGCTTCGCTCTATGGGGATACGCGAGCTGGTCCACGATGGGGCTCACGCTGCCCTCGGATCTTTTTCCGCAGGACGTTGTAGGCACTGTCACGGGTTTTAGTGGATTCGCGGCGGGACTCGCAAGTGTCTTCTTCACCTTCGTCATCGGTGTTACGGTCGACCGCTTCTCGTATCGCCCGGCATTTCTTGTGGCAGGTCTGCTGCCCATTGCTGCGACGGTTTGCCTCAAGCTTCTCATCCGACCAGCAAGACCTCTGCCGGAAAATCCTACCTCGGCGTGA
- a CDS encoding 6-phosphogluconolactonase, whose protein sequence is MSIEATQVRYGKVGEMRVEVHPTREAMGAAAALATAKEILRFGKVGKIVSVIFATGASQLATLDALTRIEGLPWQQVVGFHMDEYVGLPMEHPASFRGYLRRNLTQKVGMQKFFEIDGTAANLEEVCATYAKEMRSIPPQICMVGIGENGHLAFNDPGVADFSDPLDVKVVPLDATCRIQQTAEGWFANPAEVPAEAISITIPTILRVPTLIVSVPGSRKASIVRRTLEEPISTACPATILREHPGTVLYLDEEAAAEIGNYLSVD, encoded by the coding sequence ATGAGTATCGAAGCCACACAAGTGCGCTATGGCAAAGTCGGAGAGATGAGAGTGGAAGTTCATCCCACGCGGGAAGCCATGGGAGCAGCCGCGGCCTTGGCAACTGCGAAAGAAATTCTCCGGTTCGGTAAAGTGGGAAAAATCGTATCTGTTATCTTCGCGACGGGTGCCTCGCAACTCGCGACCCTTGACGCTCTTACCAGAATAGAAGGTCTACCCTGGCAGCAGGTCGTGGGCTTTCATATGGATGAGTACGTAGGCCTTCCCATGGAACATCCTGCGTCGTTTCGCGGATATCTTCGCCGAAATCTAACCCAAAAAGTCGGCATGCAAAAGTTCTTTGAGATCGATGGCACCGCAGCTAATCTCGAGGAAGTCTGTGCTACCTATGCGAAGGAGATGCGCTCTATACCGCCGCAGATCTGCATGGTCGGCATCGGTGAAAACGGGCATCTTGCCTTTAACGATCCCGGTGTCGCGGACTTCAGCGATCCGCTCGACGTTAAAGTTGTCCCGCTCGATGCCACGTGCCGCATACAGCAGACTGCGGAGGGATGGTTTGCCAACCCGGCCGAGGTGCCAGCCGAGGCTATCTCCATCACGATTCCGACGATCCTTCGCGTTCCAACGCTTATTGTCTCCGTTCCCGGAAGCCGTAAGGCCAGCATCGTTCGACGCACACTGGAAGAGCCTATTTCTACTGCATGCCCTGCAACGATCCTGCGGGAACACCCTGGCACGGTGCTCTATCTCGATGAGGAAGCTGCAGCGGAAATTGGAAATTATCTTAGCGTTGATTAG
- a CDS encoding acido-empty-quinoprotein group A — protein MFLRISKRSSKFIGAGVLLAGGIPCLSAQKTIKRPVAASVATNSTPSVGEEWTTYNGDISGRRFSTLKQIHRENVKSLTLAWAFPTHGPQLKGTPLVVNGIMYLTAPDKVWAIDARSGQQVWQHTRISVGNHIGQRGVAFYQDRLYFGTPDAHLVCIRAKDGKQLWDVEIADKTFGYYLSAAPIVVKGHVLIGTSGDQANVPHFLESRDWETGAKQWRTESLPKPGAPGSETWPDAKSMSHGGGPMWLSGTYDAALNLVYVGTGNPHPVLDGLARKGDNLFTSCILAINPDTGAIVWYFQVSPHDTHDFDAVETTILFDGDFKGKPRKMLAQASRNGFFFLLDRQTGENLLTSPFVPSNWTTGIDSKGRPIPDPMKEPQLDGALVHQTFIGATSWMPPSFDPETKMLYVSAVKGYSYWHLVLDENNEPEDHQGGASIGLTTNSELIAIDYQTGKVQWTRASGAGVNSSGILTTAGHVLFTGDALGNLLALDPTNGGLLWHTRGGANMSNGPMTYMLDGKQYVATGVGDMLYVWSLPEN, from the coding sequence ATGTTTTTGCGTATCTCGAAACGCTCCAGTAAGTTCATCGGAGCGGGAGTTCTGTTAGCTGGAGGCATACCTTGTCTATCCGCCCAAAAGACAATCAAGCGCCCTGTCGCTGCGAGCGTCGCGACAAACTCCACCCCGTCCGTTGGTGAAGAGTGGACAACTTATAACGGGGATATCTCCGGCAGACGCTTCAGTACGCTCAAGCAGATCCATCGCGAGAACGTGAAGTCGTTAACGCTCGCCTGGGCTTTTCCCACGCATGGGCCTCAGCTCAAAGGCACGCCTTTGGTCGTCAACGGAATTATGTATCTCACCGCACCCGATAAGGTGTGGGCCATCGATGCGCGCTCGGGCCAGCAGGTCTGGCAGCACACGCGCATCTCCGTCGGAAATCATATCGGCCAACGTGGAGTCGCCTTCTATCAAGACAGGCTTTACTTCGGAACGCCCGACGCGCATCTCGTATGCATCCGCGCTAAAGATGGCAAACAGCTCTGGGACGTTGAGATTGCAGACAAGACGTTCGGTTATTACCTCAGTGCTGCACCTATCGTGGTGAAGGGCCACGTACTCATCGGGACCTCGGGCGACCAGGCTAACGTCCCACACTTTCTTGAATCGCGCGACTGGGAGACAGGCGCAAAACAGTGGCGGACAGAGAGCCTTCCAAAACCCGGCGCGCCCGGATCGGAGACTTGGCCCGACGCAAAGAGTATGAGCCACGGTGGTGGTCCCATGTGGCTTAGTGGAACGTACGATGCCGCGCTCAATCTCGTTTATGTGGGAACAGGCAATCCTCATCCAGTGCTGGACGGTCTTGCTAGAAAGGGCGATAACCTCTTCACCAGTTGTATCCTCGCGATCAATCCAGATACAGGCGCGATCGTCTGGTATTTCCAGGTCTCACCGCACGATACACACGACTTCGACGCCGTAGAAACGACCATCCTCTTCGACGGAGACTTCAAAGGCAAGCCGCGCAAGATGCTCGCGCAGGCTAGTCGCAACGGATTCTTCTTCCTGCTCGACAGGCAGACGGGTGAGAACCTCCTGACCAGTCCCTTCGTGCCCAGCAACTGGACCACAGGCATTGATTCGAAGGGAAGACCCATCCCCGATCCAATGAAGGAGCCCCAGTTAGACGGTGCACTGGTTCATCAAACCTTCATCGGTGCCACCAGCTGGATGCCTCCGAGCTTCGATCCGGAGACGAAGATGCTTTATGTCTCTGCGGTGAAAGGATACAGCTACTGGCACCTGGTTCTTGATGAGAACAATGAACCCGAAGACCATCAGGGAGGAGCTTCCATTGGCCTTACGACCAACTCGGAGCTGATTGCGATCGATTACCAGACTGGCAAAGTGCAGTGGACGCGGGCCAGTGGCGCGGGTGTCAACTCTTCCGGGATTCTCACTACGGCAGGCCATGTTCTCTTCACCGGCGATGCGCTTGGCAACCTGCTCGCACTCGATCCAACCAATGGCGGCCTGTTGTGGCACACGCGCGGAGGAGCGAACATGAGCAACGGGCCCATGACATACATGCTGGATGGAAAGCAGTATGTCGCCACAGGCGTGGGCGACATGCTCTATGTGTGGAGTCTGCCGGAAAACTAG
- a CDS encoding M81 family metallopeptidase → MQRRSFLKNASIVTLGSIASRAALAAPAAPAAPAKPPRIAFGGISIECSTYSELRTHMEDFTVTKGEALSSSPTFAFLKRYPVTFMPTLSAVAVPGGQVERATYDAIKGDFLARLTALLPLDGLYLPMHGAMSVEGMYDAEGDWMESARKVVGTKCLMSASYDLHGSVSQRVIDNIDLFSAFRTAPHIDREETMIRATDMLVHCLEKNIHPTLMWAPVPALVSGEISSTEWEPGKHLWAQLPAMNKEPGILDVSMLVGYMWADEPRSTACVVVTGTNPANEEKVALNLAQQYWDARKIFQFGSATCTLKECVQQAIAAKTQPVILADSGDNDTAGGVGDRADMLEELLRVKAKNVVLAGIADRAATNACYAAGVGATLPLSIGATLDSHASKPVKAQAKVKFLLPATDPLLREAVVQVEGITLVLGARRRPYHDIIDFTRLGLEPKSFSIIVVKSGYLSPELKPIANPSLMALSDGSVIQDYARLGNHHRKPLYPFVPDLAFTPKVYLSARSKA, encoded by the coding sequence ATGCAGCGCAGATCTTTTCTGAAGAATGCTTCGATCGTCACACTTGGCTCCATAGCATCGCGTGCAGCTCTTGCTGCTCCTGCTGCTCCTGCTGCTCCTGCAAAGCCTCCCCGTATTGCCTTTGGCGGCATCAGCATTGAGTGCAGCACGTACAGCGAGCTACGGACGCACATGGAAGACTTCACGGTCACAAAGGGCGAAGCGCTGAGTTCGTCTCCGACATTCGCCTTTCTGAAACGCTATCCCGTCACCTTTATGCCTACGTTGAGCGCCGTGGCTGTGCCCGGCGGACAGGTGGAGCGCGCCACCTACGATGCGATCAAAGGGGACTTCTTGGCGCGTCTGACGGCGCTGCTTCCGCTGGATGGACTGTATCTTCCGATGCATGGCGCGATGTCGGTGGAAGGCATGTATGACGCCGAAGGCGATTGGATGGAGTCGGCAAGAAAGGTCGTTGGGACGAAGTGTTTGATGTCTGCAAGCTATGACCTGCATGGCAGTGTGAGCCAGCGAGTGATCGACAATATCGATCTATTTTCGGCCTTCCGAACCGCGCCGCATATTGATCGCGAAGAGACGATGATCCGTGCGACCGACATGCTGGTGCATTGCCTCGAGAAGAATATCCACCCCACGCTGATGTGGGCTCCCGTGCCTGCGCTTGTTTCAGGAGAGATTAGCAGCACAGAATGGGAGCCGGGCAAGCATCTCTGGGCGCAGCTACCGGCAATGAACAAAGAACCGGGCATCCTGGATGTCTCGATGCTCGTAGGCTATATGTGGGCGGACGAGCCACGCTCGACGGCGTGCGTCGTCGTCACCGGAACGAATCCTGCAAACGAAGAGAAGGTCGCCCTGAACCTTGCGCAGCAATACTGGGATGCACGAAAGATATTCCAATTTGGATCGGCGACCTGCACTTTGAAAGAGTGCGTTCAGCAAGCCATTGCTGCGAAGACGCAGCCTGTGATCCTTGCCGACTCAGGCGATAACGATACGGCGGGCGGCGTAGGTGACCGCGCCGACATGCTCGAAGAGCTTCTTCGGGTGAAAGCAAAGAATGTAGTGCTTGCGGGCATCGCCGATCGAGCGGCAACCAATGCCTGCTATGCCGCGGGCGTGGGTGCGACACTTCCTCTCTCCATCGGCGCCACCCTGGATTCGCATGCCAGCAAACCGGTGAAGGCACAGGCTAAGGTGAAGTTTCTTTTGCCTGCAACGGACCCACTCCTGCGTGAAGCGGTGGTCCAAGTAGAAGGCATCACGCTGGTATTAGGCGCGCGACGTCGGCCTTATCACGACATCATCGACTTCACCCGGCTAGGACTGGAACCGAAGTCATTCTCCATCATTGTGGTGAAGTCCGGCTATTTATCTCCCGAGTTGAAGCCAATCGCAAACCCCAGCTTGATGGCGCTCTCGGATGGTTCCGTGATCCAGGACTATGCTCGCCTGGGCAATCACCATCGCAAGCCGCTGTATCCGTTTGTGCCGGATTTGGCCTTCACACCGAAGGTGTATCTGTCGGCACGCAGTAAAGCGTAA
- a CDS encoding MFS transporter translates to MTKPASAGIFYGWWIVGAAFLNLFCAVGIIYYGFPVFYPAFVTSLGFTRAEVTQGFLLGFLVIGLPFGLLAGVLIDRIGTRWVILSGVGLVGLPLIGMGFMNHFWQYQLLCIFEVIGYTLAGPIANQVLVAHWFHTQRGRAMGYAYLGLGLGGAVSPPTMNWLLHHFGWRHALEMVGATILLVLFPTGFWVTHSKPADLGLYPDGALVPVPREVHTAADLSTLGAMKVAFKDKNFWLLVAGSALVIGALNAVIQHFIFFLISRGYTSASASRYLSMLLIASLGGRVVVGYIADRFKRKNTMAGFYFLLGAAIPLLYLAHQPLIAATFALLFGFSMGADYMLIPLVTAECFGVASLGKILALVIMGYSIGQWIGPWVAGRIFDAHHSYDPAWKVMSIAALLGSVAIYSISKKPVVIAE, encoded by the coding sequence ATGACGAAGCCTGCATCTGCTGGAATCTTTTATGGATGGTGGATTGTAGGAGCGGCTTTCCTTAATCTATTTTGCGCCGTAGGCATTATTTACTACGGTTTCCCCGTCTTTTATCCCGCGTTCGTCACCTCTCTTGGATTTACGCGGGCAGAGGTGACACAGGGATTTTTGCTGGGTTTCCTTGTGATCGGTCTTCCCTTCGGACTTCTTGCCGGGGTGCTGATCGACAGGATCGGCACGCGTTGGGTGATTCTTTCCGGCGTAGGGCTGGTGGGACTTCCACTCATCGGAATGGGTTTCATGAACCATTTCTGGCAGTACCAGCTCCTGTGCATCTTTGAGGTGATCGGGTACACACTGGCAGGACCGATTGCGAACCAGGTGCTGGTCGCGCACTGGTTTCATACGCAGCGCGGGCGGGCTATGGGATATGCCTACCTGGGATTGGGTCTGGGAGGCGCGGTTTCTCCACCCACGATGAACTGGCTTCTTCATCACTTTGGCTGGCGGCATGCGCTGGAGATGGTGGGTGCGACGATTCTTCTTGTGCTGTTTCCAACCGGTTTCTGGGTAACCCACTCGAAGCCTGCAGACCTTGGGCTCTATCCCGATGGGGCACTCGTCCCTGTGCCGCGGGAGGTCCACACGGCGGCGGACCTTTCCACCCTCGGCGCAATGAAAGTGGCGTTCAAGGACAAAAACTTCTGGCTGCTCGTTGCAGGATCCGCACTCGTCATCGGAGCCTTGAATGCCGTGATCCAGCACTTCATCTTCTTCCTGATAAGCCGCGGGTACACTTCCGCGTCCGCATCGAGATATCTATCGATGCTTCTGATTGCGAGTCTTGGAGGGCGCGTGGTGGTTGGGTATATCGCCGATCGCTTCAAGCGAAAGAACACCATGGCCGGGTTTTACTTTCTGCTGGGCGCTGCAATTCCACTGCTCTATCTCGCACACCAACCATTGATTGCCGCAACTTTTGCCTTACTCTTCGGCTTCTCCATGGGAGCGGACTACATGTTGATTCCCCTGGTCACGGCCGAGTGTTTCGGCGTCGCTTCGCTGGGAAAGATCCTGGCGCTCGTCATCATGGGATATTCGATTGGCCAATGGATCGGGCCATGGGTAGCAGGGCGTATCTTCGACGCACACCACAGCTACGATCCGGCATGGAAGGTAATGTCGATTGCCGCGCTGCTGGGATCTGTGGCGATCTATAGCATCTCAAAGAAACCCGTCGTAATAGCCGAGTAG
- a CDS encoding c-type cytochrome, with protein sequence MNLAGFFQKSRTMRHRLAVWGLCLGLCLLGSVANIAQERRAPKTNPLVQEDAARGMAQYKATCAMCHGSEGKGASGPSLIDSSLVRHDENGNLIGDVVRNGRIAKGMPPFPNLTDGQIADLSAFLHAIVTAYDNRASASGPARGLAAKRLLTGSVEEGKTFFSGEGRCADCHSESGDLKGVAKKYSALELEGRLLYPTLAHETATVVFPSGEKVHGELLHLDPFYVSLMDNTGTYRSWTLKHGVKVMVDDPLHAHRDLLARYQDKEIHNVFAYLETLQ encoded by the coding sequence ATGAATCTCGCAGGATTTTTTCAAAAGTCGCGCACAATGCGGCATCGTCTGGCCGTATGGGGTCTTTGTCTTGGCCTCTGTCTTTTGGGGTCGGTCGCAAACATAGCGCAGGAACGACGTGCTCCCAAGACAAATCCGCTTGTCCAGGAAGATGCAGCGCGAGGTATGGCACAGTACAAGGCCACCTGTGCGATGTGTCATGGATCGGAGGGGAAGGGTGCATCCGGTCCAAGCCTCATCGACTCCTCTCTCGTCCGGCATGATGAAAATGGAAATCTCATCGGCGATGTCGTGCGTAACGGACGGATCGCCAAGGGCATGCCTCCCTTTCCGAATTTGACGGACGGACAGATCGCTGACCTTAGCGCCTTTCTGCATGCGATCGTCACCGCGTACGACAATCGCGCTTCCGCCAGCGGTCCGGCGCGCGGTCTTGCGGCCAAGCGCCTGCTTACCGGAAGTGTCGAAGAAGGGAAGACGTTCTTCTCCGGCGAGGGTAGGTGCGCAGACTGCCATTCTGAATCAGGAGACCTCAAGGGAGTTGCTAAGAAATATTCGGCACTTGAACTCGAAGGCAGGTTGCTCTATCCGACGCTGGCGCATGAAACCGCGACCGTAGTATTCCCTTCGGGAGAGAAGGTTCACGGAGAGTTACTCCACCTGGATCCGTTCTACGTATCGCTCATGGACAACACCGGAACATATCGATCCTGGACGCTCAAACACGGAGTCAAGGTGATGGTCGACGATCCCTTGCATGCTCATCGCGATCTTCTGGCACGGTATCAAGACAAGGAAATTCATAATGTTTTTGCGTATCTCGAAACGCTCCAGTAA
- a CDS encoding Gfo/Idh/MocA family protein — MISRRTFIDGLAAGAATVAVATSAKSYAQILGANERVNFAIVGTNSRALAHLAGLKANAGKCQITHLCDVDSRNLTNFAAKTKAALGYSPATTGDFRQVLEAKDVDAVTVATPDHWHAPMAILGLRAGKHVYVEKPSSHNPREGELLVEAQKKYGKLVQVGNQHRSSAHEAKMVQQIHEGRIGHAYFGKAWYANTRASMGVGKVVSVPPELNWDLWQGPAPRSEYKDNIHPYNWHWLRRYGTGEALNNGTHETDVCRWALGVGYPERVGAQGGRYQFKDDWEFYDTLVVTLKYPDKMISWEGKSCQGMKYYGRDRGVLIQGTEGSVILAHDGYEVYDWKGNKTDEYKLGRVAKSSDLLSQDEMTDEHFANFIRAIRTGEKLHSDIHDINLSITSLQLANISWMVNRELDIDTTTGHVKNDAEAMKLWGRSYEKGWEPKV, encoded by the coding sequence ATGATCTCTAGACGCACCTTTATCGACGGTCTTGCTGCGGGCGCGGCGACGGTTGCAGTGGCCACATCGGCCAAAAGCTACGCGCAGATACTGGGCGCAAACGAGCGCGTCAACTTTGCCATCGTCGGTACGAACTCGCGCGCTCTTGCTCACTTGGCCGGACTGAAGGCAAATGCAGGCAAGTGCCAGATTACCCATCTGTGCGATGTGGATTCGAGGAACCTGACCAACTTTGCTGCGAAGACGAAGGCAGCACTCGGATATTCTCCTGCAACGACGGGCGATTTTCGCCAGGTTCTGGAAGCCAAGGATGTGGATGCTGTGACGGTAGCCACACCGGACCACTGGCATGCGCCGATGGCGATCCTGGGACTTCGCGCAGGCAAGCATGTCTATGTCGAAAAGCCTTCGAGCCACAATCCTCGCGAAGGCGAACTGCTGGTCGAGGCGCAGAAGAAATATGGAAAGCTGGTGCAGGTGGGCAACCAGCACAGGTCTTCCGCCCATGAAGCGAAGATGGTGCAACAGATCCACGAGGGCCGTATCGGGCACGCGTACTTTGGCAAGGCCTGGTATGCGAATACACGCGCATCCATGGGTGTCGGCAAGGTAGTGTCGGTACCACCGGAGTTGAACTGGGACCTGTGGCAGGGGCCTGCGCCCCGGTCGGAGTACAAAGACAACATCCATCCCTACAACTGGCATTGGCTGCGGCGATATGGCACGGGTGAGGCCCTGAATAACGGAACGCATGAGACGGATGTATGCCGATGGGCATTGGGTGTGGGCTACCCGGAACGCGTGGGTGCACAGGGCGGTCGCTATCAGTTCAAGGACGACTGGGAGTTCTACGACACGCTGGTTGTGACCTTGAAGTATCCGGACAAGATGATCAGTTGGGAAGGCAAGAGCTGCCAGGGGATGAAGTACTACGGACGCGATCGCGGCGTATTGATCCAGGGCACAGAAGGGTCTGTCATCCTGGCCCACGATGGATACGAGGTCTACGACTGGAAAGGCAATAAAACCGACGAGTACAAGCTGGGCAGGGTTGCGAAGAGCAGCGATCTGTTGAGCCAGGACGAGATGACGGATGAGCACTTCGCGAACTTTATCCGTGCCATCAGGACGGGCGAAAAGCTGCACTCGGATATCCACGACATCAACCTCTCCATCACTTCCCTGCAACTGGCCAATATTTCGTGGATGGTGAATCGAGAGCTGGACATCGACACAACGACCGGGCATGTGAAGAACGATGCCGAGGCGATGAAGCTTTGGGGACGCTCCTACGAAAAGGGCTGGGAGCCAAAGGTGTAA